In one window of Musa acuminata AAA Group cultivar baxijiao chromosome BXJ3-2, Cavendish_Baxijiao_AAA, whole genome shotgun sequence DNA:
- the LOC135630646 gene encoding large ribosomal subunit protein uL10-like yields MTVKLSKAEKKVVYDKKLCSLLDEHSKVLIAVADNVGSNQLQNIRKGLRGDSIVLMGKNTLIRRCIRIHAEKTGNKNYLNLLPLLVGNVGLIFTKGDLKEVSEEVAKYKVGAPARVGLVAPIDVVVPPGNTGLDPSQTSFFQVLNIPTKINKGTVEIITPVELIKKGEKVGSSEAALLAKLGIRPFSYGLVILSVYDNGSVFSPEVLDLSEDDLIEKFAAGISMVTSLSLAVSYPTLAAAPHMFINAYKNVLAVAIATEYTFPQAEKVKEYLKDPSKFAVAAPVVAAEAAAAPAAEPAEEKKEEPAEESDDDMGFSLFD; encoded by the exons ATGACGGTGAAGCTGTCAAAGGCGGAGAAGAAGGTGGTGTACGATAAGAAGCTATGTTCTCTGCTGGACGAGCACAGCAAGGTGCTCATCGCGGTCGCAGACAACGTCGGCTCCAACCAGCTTCAGAACATCCGCAAGGGCCTCCGCGGCGACTCCATCGTCCTCATGGGCAAGAACACCCTCATCCGCCGCTGCATCAGGATCCATGCTGAGAAGACCGGGAACAAGAACTACCTCAACCTCCTCCCTCTCCTCGTC GGAAATGTAGGTCTGATTTTTACAAAAGGCGATCTTAAGGAAGTTAGTGAGGAGGTTGCCAAGTATAAG GTTGGAGCTCCTGCTCGTGTTGGGCTTGTTGCTCCTATTGATGTTGTTGTCCCCCCTGGAAACACTGGATTGGACCCTTCACAGACATCATTTTTTCAG GTGCTTAATATTCCAACCAAGATTAACAAGGGTACCGTGGAAATCATTACCCCTGTTGAGCTGATTAAGAAGGGAGAAAAAGTGGGTTCATCTGAGGCTGCTCTACTTGCAAAGCTTGGGATAAGACCTTTTTCATATGGCCTTGTCATTCTATCTGTTTATGATAATGGATCCGTCTTCAGTCCTGAGGTGCTGGATCTCTCGGAGGATGACCTGATCGAAAAGTTTGCAGCTGGTATCTCCATGGTTACCTCATTGTCTTTGGCTGTTTCTTACCCAACTCTTGCAGCAGCACCCCACATGTTCATCAATGCTTACAAGAATGTGCTTGCTGTTGCAATTGCAACCGAGTACACCTTCCCACAGGCGGAGAAAGTTAAGGAATACCTAAAG GATCCAAGCAAGTTTGCTGTTGCTGCTCCTGTTGTTGCTGCAGAAGCTGCCGCTGCACCCGCAGCGGAACCtgcagaagagaagaaagaggagccTGCTGAGGAATCTGATGACGATATGGGCTTTAGCTTGTTTGATTAG